A segment of the Candidatus Cloacimonadota bacterium genome:
GGGTGCGTATAAAATATTTTTTCGTGAGCGGTCTTTGATCCCAAGATGTTTAAACACTTTTTCCTTATCAATTTTGTTGTTCACATAATCATCGAATCTCATATTTCCGATTTTTATTAGCTTGCCTTCTGCAATATTAAGACCGACATCCTTCTGCTTTTGCAAATGCTTCGGTCCGGAAATAAAGTGATAGTCATAAGTATCTTGGGTGGATGAATTTCCCCCATATTTTTTGTCGCCGGTTCCGTGACCGATGAAAATTGATTTACATAATTTGCTATCAACGTGCATCTTTGTGTTGGACAAAGAAACGATGACACCTTTCAAATGATGAATATTTTTAATATCCATTTTTTTTATGGGTGGAGTGTTTAAAAATGTTTTTTGGATTTCCGGAAAAGCGTTGGCATTTCTCAGCCGTTTCTTAAAAGTAATTATTTTTTTAGTTTTTCTTACGATAAAAGTTCCCCCGATTCTATCATACAGAGGTTTAGCATAAGAAAATTGGTATATCTGGTTGGCAAAAAAATATTTATCCATTATCCAAAAACCTTAGTTTAAAATATTTGCCGGATGATCTTATCTTGCTCGATCATTTCCGGAGTATCAACATCCAACCAGATATACTCACCAATATCAAAGCCGCTCATTCTGTTTTTACGGGCTAAAATGTTACATGCATCAGATAAGGAATAGTTACCGTTTTGGAAAGATTCTTCTAAAACAGAAAAAAATGAATAATTGAATTTAAAAATACCGGTATCAATTGCTTGAAATTTTTCCAGTTTTTTGTCGAATTTGTGAATTTGGTAAATTTTACCATCCCTCTTTGTGCATTGAATTTTCATCCCGTCATCTAAATCCGGGATGGAATCTATTTTAAAATCAAGTCCCAAAAGTGCTTCATCATTTGCTAATTCGGTTGCAATAATATTTTCGAGTATTTTCCGGTCAAAAATATGGTCGCTCATAAGAAGTATAAATTGATCATCGGATTGGAGAAAATTTTTGGCACAAGAAACGGAGATTCCGTTTGCTTTTTCCCAATCTGCATTAAATCCAAATTGTATATTTATCCCGTTGGATATACATCCTACGGGATTTAGTTCTGAATTATTATAATTAGTTAAGGCATTTTCAAGCATTTTGTTTTTATAACCGGTTATAATAATTATATCTTTTATGCCAGACGATTTAATTTTTGCGATTATATCATCAATAATTCGTTTACCATTGATTTTCAACAAAGTTTTCGGCATACCCTTATGCTTTTTTTTTAATCTGCTTCCACAGCCGGCAGCTATTATTATTGCTTTCATAAATTCAATTCTCTACCACGGAGGGCACTGGGAAAACCTTATTTTCTTTTTATCCACTGGATGTCGTCTAACCACTGGATGTTTTTTATCCACTGGATGTCGTCTATCCACGTTCTCCTGTGCTCTCTGCGGTTTATCCCGTTGGTTAAACACCTACGGGGTTAACATCTTCATTTAAACATCATCGTAATAATAATCCAAACCGAGATGTGTAATCATTTCTTCACCCATCATATATCGCAAAGTATTTTTTAATTTTGCTAATTGCACAAAAAGGTCATGTTCCGGATAAAGTTCGGGCAAGTGCATCGGGCTTTTGAAATAAAATGATAACCATTCCTGTATGCCACCTAATCCGGCTCTTCTTGCCAGATCCATAAACAAGATCAAATCCAGAACAATCGGGGCGGCAAGTATGCTATCTTTACAGAGAAAGTCTATTTTAATCTGCATATTGTATCCCAACCAACCGAAAATATCAATATTGTCCCAACCTTCTTTATCATCACCTCTCGGGGGATAATAGTTGATCCTTACTTTATGATATAAATTTTTGTAGAGATCAGGATTTTTTTCCGGTTGGAGAATGGAATCCAGAACACTTAATTTGCTAACTTCTTTTGTTTTAAAAGAATCCGGATCATCCAATACTTCACCATCACGATTGCCTAAAATATTGGTGGAAAACCATCCGTTAATACCGAGCAATCTTGCTTTTAAACCCGGGGCGAGAATTGTCTTCATCAAAGTCTGTCCTGTTTTGAAATCTTTTCCTGCAATTGGTAATTTATTTTCTTTTGCAAGTTCCCAGATTGCCGGAATGTCAACCGTCAGATTAGGTGCACCCATTGCGAATGGAATTCCCTTTTTCAAAGATGCATAAGCATAGATCATGCTTGGAGCGATAGCATCATGATTTTCTTTCATCCCTTTTTCAAATGCTTCAAGGGTCTCGTGAACCGGTTGCTGCTCAATATATATCTCGGTGGAGGCACACCAGATCATAACCACGTCTGTCAGATCGTTTTCCTTTTTAAAATTATCAATGTCATCCATCAATTGTTGAGCCAGTTCAAACTTATTCGCGGCTTTCTTCACATTCGGACCATCCAAGTTTTTTACATATTTTTTATCAAAAACGGCTTTCATTGGTTT
Coding sequences within it:
- a CDS encoding inositol-3-phosphate synthase; translation: MEIKIEKPSKKLGVLIPGLGAIGTTFIAGIELIKKGYSKPIGSLTQMGTIRLGKRTEDRTPLVKDFVPIHKIEDLVVGGWDIFEDTAYESAINAQVLSNEHIELAKEKLQSVKPMKAVFDKKYVKNLDGPNVKKAANKFELAQQLMDDIDNFKKENDLTDVVMIWCASTEIYIEQQPVHETLEAFEKGMKENHDAIAPSMIYAYASLKKGIPFAMGAPNLTVDIPAIWELAKENKLPIAGKDFKTGQTLMKTILAPGLKARLLGINGWFSTNILGNRDGEVLDDPDSFKTKEVSKLSVLDSILQPEKNPDLYKNLYHKVRINYYPPRGDDKEGWDNIDIFGWLGYNMQIKIDFLCKDSILAAPIVLDLILFMDLARRAGLGGIQEWLSFYFKSPMHLPELYPEHDLFVQLAKLKNTLRYMMGEEMITHLGLDYYYDDV
- a CDS encoding CDP-glycerol glycerophosphotransferase family protein, which translates into the protein MDKYFFANQIYQFSYAKPLYDRIGGTFIVRKTKKIITFKKRLRNANAFPEIQKTFLNTPPIKKMDIKNIHHLKGVIVSLSNTKMHVDSKLCKSIFIGHGTGDKKYGGNSSTQDTYDYHFISGPKHLQKQKDVGLNIAEGKLIKIGNMRFDDYVNNKIDKEKVFKHLGIKDRSRKNILYAPTWRWGNGTFKHYVYKFCKELSKDFNLIVRPHHHDAQKIILVKSWCKLHGIKNVYFSNPGKLLTNDTMSDFSISDLMISDTSSVMYEYLITKKPIIVAIHKLPELHNMPDNMNVMKHTPIYNGSQNIAQMVKQSLENSDNEKIFGELLNNCFYFNDGKSVDRAVQFINSLQN
- a CDS encoding sugar phosphate nucleotidyltransferase, translating into MKAIIIAAGCGSRLKKKHKGMPKTLLKINGKRIIDDIIAKIKSSGIKDIIIITGYKNKMLENALTNYNNSELNPVGCISNGINIQFGFNADWEKANGISVSCAKNFLQSDDQFILLMSDHIFDRKILENIIATELANDEALLGLDFKIDSIPDLDDGMKIQCTKRDGKIYQIHKFDKKLEKFQAIDTGIFKFNYSFFSVLEESFQNGNYSLSDACNILARKNRMSGFDIGEYIWLDVDTPEMIEQDKIIRQIF